The nucleotide sequence TAATGGATTTCCTCGCCGGAACTGGGATTCGCACGAGGACGTCCCCCGAGATCACGGACCGTTGGCTCTTGGAATGTCGCGCGGGGCTGCGGCGCTCATCGCCGATCTCAAACAGCGGGGCATGCTGGACGACACCATCATTCACTGGACCACCGAATTTGGCCGCATGCCCTGTGCCCAGGGAGGTCTGGGACGCGATCACAATCCATTCGTCTTTACGAACTGGCTGGCGGGAGGGGGCATCAAAGGGGGAACCACCTACGGTGAAAGCGACGAATGGGGTTACAAGCCGCTGGACCGGGCGAATCCGACGCAAGTCTACGATATCCATGCCACGATGCTGCATCTGCTGGGGATCGACCATACGCGACTCACCCTTCGCCACAATGGAATCGATCGTCGACTGACCGACGTGCACGGGCACGTCATTCAGGAAATTCTGGCGTGATGCCCTGACGCCCTCCGGCCCCGCCGATCAGAGAACTCGCTGAATGCGTGCAAGCGGGGTTCGTCGTCATCGTCTGGCGGCGACTGTCCTGTGATCCTTGTCCCGCAAGTCATCTGTTTCGACAGGGATCGCCAGCCTTGAGCCCTAGGGATCGAATCTCTTCCAGAACTCGGCATCATCGTCCGGGGCGAGCGGAAGGGATTCCTGTGTCTTTCTGGGTGAGCCAGACTTGGCTTGCGGTTGAGTCGGCGGTAGCGGCGGGGGCTTGATCTTCGGCTTCGCAGCCGATGGAGCAACAGGTTGGTTGCCGTTGGCGATCAGTTCTTTTGAGTCGGCTGTGTCGCGAAGGAAGTCCAGAAGATCCTGATCTTCAGTCACAGGAACGGCCGCCGACGAATTGCTCGCAGGCTTCACGACTGCTGTTCCATTGCCGGGACGGGTTGCTGCCGGGGTGACACTCTTTCTGGGTGCCGTAGTTGGCGGAGGTGCCGCCGGCTTGACCGTCGCCTTCTTATCCACGATTGCCGGAGACTGGCAATGGGGGCACTTGCCACCGGCGTCGATCGGCTCGCCGCACTGATTGCACAGGGGGATCGGGCGACTGGATTCCTCGAGTTTCGTCAGGATCGATTCTGCCGGTCTGGTGATCCTCGGAAGTGGTGCAGGGGGCGCAGCGGGCTTTCGTTCTTCCGCGAGGGGACCGATGGGAAAATCGAGATTGATCGATTCGGCCGGGGCCTGATTTGTCGCCGCGACGGCTGTCTTCTCGGGTTCAAGGCGGATGATCTCGTCAACATCCTGATCCGCGTCATGCAGGGCTGATACAACCAGATTCTCGGGTCTGACGATCTCGGTCTGGGCCTCCTGTCCCGTCGCCTGCACCTTGGCGGCAACATGAACCCGGGCTTGCTCATCGTAGGAGATGGTGACTTCGATCTCTGTTCCTTCCGGTAGATTCTCGGGAAGCGGCTCAATCAGACAGTCGCCCAGTTCCACAAAATCGGAATCCGCCGCCGTGCCGCTTTCGACAATTCGCAGATGAACCCGCCGCTGGTTGTCTGACACCGTTCCGTACGACTGTTTGACGGATGCGGGGAGCGGTGTGTGTGCCGGAAGAATGTAGTTCGGTACGCGCTGTCCCGTTTCCTGATCCCGAATCAGAACGCCGAGCGCTCGCGCGCTGGAACTTTTCTGTTTGAATTGGGCGAGTCGGTCGAAGGCCTGAGGCTTCAGAATCGATTTGGCGAAGGAATTGTTCGTCAGCAACATGCCTGCGTAGTACGTCGCTCCATGCGCGATGGACTGATCTGGAGACAACGAAGTGTTGAGGGTTCGTCCGCTGAGATCCTTCAGCATCTTGCGAACCATCGGCATGCGCGACGACCCGCCCGTCGTCAGGACCACGTCGACCCGGGCCCAACCCATCTTTCGTTCTGCCAGAAGGTCCAGCGTCAGTTGCTTCATCCGTTCAACCAGGTCTTTGGTAAGACGCTCGAACTGTTCCACTTCGACCTGGTACGTTTTCCGTTGTCCTCCGGCGACCACCGTCATCGCGGCTTTCGGCCTCACAGAAAGACTTCTTTTGGTTTGCTCGGCCTCCATCGCCAGTGCCTGAGCACTCTCACGATCCTTCATCGGATCGACACCGAATTCTTTGTGAAACTGCTTACCGATGGCCGTTTCCAGCGCGCGGTTCCAGTCGAGACCTCCCAGATGCAGATCCCCGCCGCTGGCGATCACGCTGACTTCGTTCGGCTGATACTTGACCAGCGAAAGATCAAACGTGCCGCCACCCAGATCGACCACCATGACGGTCTGACTGGTGGCGAGTTCCGTAAACCAGATTCCTTCGGTTCCGAGCACGAAGCACAAGGCGGCTGCAACGGGTTCGTTAATAATGTCGACGTGCGTCAGCCCGGCACGCTTCCCTGCTTCGGCGGTGGCCTGCCTCTGCACATCGCTGAACTGAGCGGGAACCGTAATGACGGCACTCGTGATATTGCCGAGTTTCTCGCGAGCAGAATCGAGCAGTGATTTCAGAATGAGCGTGCTGACATCGACGGGTGAGTAGCTTTTCCCGGCGATCTTCCAGCGGTGAG is from Schlesneria sp. DSM 10557 and encodes:
- a CDS encoding Hsp70 family protein, with amino-acid sequence MNPTHAVGIDLGTTYSCIAYLNEHGEPVSIPNKDGELSTASAVFFDGNEAIVGTEALRNSIRHPDRVIVHAKRYMGSPTHRWKIAGKSYSPVDVSTLILKSLLDSAREKLGNITSAVITVPAQFSDVQRQATAEAGKRAGLTHVDIINEPVAAALCFVLGTEGIWFTELATSQTVMVVDLGGGTFDLSLVKYQPNEVSVIASGGDLHLGGLDWNRALETAIGKQFHKEFGVDPMKDRESAQALAMEAEQTKRSLSVRPKAAMTVVAGGQRKTYQVEVEQFERLTKDLVERMKQLTLDLLAERKMGWARVDVVLTTGGSSRMPMVRKMLKDLSGRTLNTSLSPDQSIAHGATYYAGMLLTNNSFAKSILKPQAFDRLAQFKQKSSSARALGVLIRDQETGQRVPNYILPAHTPLPASVKQSYGTVSDNQRRVHLRIVESGTAADSDFVELGDCLIEPLPENLPEGTEIEVTISYDEQARVHVAAKVQATGQEAQTEIVRPENLVVSALHDADQDVDEIIRLEPEKTAVAATNQAPAESINLDFPIGPLAEERKPAAPPAPLPRITRPAESILTKLEESSRPIPLCNQCGEPIDAGGKCPHCQSPAIVDKKATVKPAAPPPTTAPRKSVTPAATRPGNGTAVVKPASNSSAAVPVTEDQDLLDFLRDTADSKELIANGNQPVAPSAAKPKIKPPPLPPTQPQAKSGSPRKTQESLPLAPDDDAEFWKRFDP